The proteins below are encoded in one region of Campylobacter rectus:
- a CDS encoding alpha-2-macroglobulin family protein: MRFKLIGLSLSCLLVSNLSAFTLDGSIKALEDGSISFGVKYAQSEQSLIGKVTHKKIIECEPGITGAFEYGSNHILFYPKKPLAKGVSYSCKKGESKVKFYSEDFMLSNMIEYSKDTFLAVFNDEVSEDEFATNFKIYDKQNLAKQNIKYKIVAKTPKSFQIKLLESGENLVFAISKKLKNSSGVNLADDFEVVQKVSSPDENFVDRPKAKTMFLNEVEGASLDNGKLAARLYLKDWIDSDNIKKFIKIKGVNSFEVSDIEYTSHRSEDGEYYYYYIDITSNDFKPQTTYEITFYKGFGDSYSMLRENSIFNVAFGDLKPFLEFTDSGTYMSSLGEIGVKSVNTNTAKVVVEKLKEQNLRYFLNFTETPLDNYVEEVASKNYEIGGAQNETQKSKIKLDFAEGGDGIYLVTIYYDKDKSVKKAVYLTDIGLSMKVSKDEIFLFANRLSKNEVVANADVKIYSVKNNLIASGITNDEGVFKFNKKDIGKDVASAVLTLGKEQSFIALSQNKRLNEESNLDVKDRSEIYNAYLHFASNIIRPQENIKGEIIIKNALFKSLSNMPVKLKIRDPQNKVILNKSVNTTELGVINFDEPVNSGLTGSFKFEVIFANKIIDSYSFSVESFTPQRIKNEVKLDKQIYALDDLIDVKLQSNYLFGAAAANLNGDVALNLYQQDYKNDKFKEYKFSNGEYAANGLDQFIKPVTLDGEGKGETAFKLQSRAKIASVLKGAAVFTINDDGKNVSASKDFSVYPFDAMVGVRANDTYIDANSKLTLNFVSIDPFKGEELKDRQKAIEIKKAIWDYNYDRNGYLKWNKRYEKVFSDTLSGSEFVYDFKQSGDYVVVVSDILSGHSANLDIYVSGWDYGGTLQPTKELAKAKIKLNQKVYKKGDSLNVDVSSVLKSGIGIVTVESENVKKYKVVNIENNVANAKFDLDFDFEGLYVTASIMRVADSDVLPFRTYDKVYAKADKSYRATNVSIEAPKVVKSNSKFKASVKTEPNAEVTLFAVDEGVLQVTNQKLKSPLDFFDKILNDGVLDYDIYANLSGFKKDGKVLNFGGDAAAALMEMRMAKFASPVDKKNVKTYIKMQTAKAGADGVANFDVEVPSDFNSEINLAALSVIGDKLGFSVNAVKVKDDIILKPTQTAYLIQGDKVNYTLRVINTTKEPKTVALNIDTNLNAQLAVDSIELKPEENAKLNFTIDANATGKAYINFTANDGKNSYSYSQKLDVIHAYPLSTYAKNFQATEQKTFKLDEEFKRIRIDASSSIKGVLSANSDKLVNYPYGCSEQRSSKLFELNFLVLGGDDSKEAKAKEADRRRFVEAGMQDVVKMQKTDGSIGYWNQLGYTNNFASIYAIDMLFTLEKSGFALDSYVKNKAIDWLKAFGSNDNFQSLYAAYVLSTQKKLDRSKLNALYDQKRYQGSALEGYLMAAILKNEGLNKESEKVLKELNKSAYNRENELADNFGSEIRNKAFMLLLHANHFEKNAFSDELADYLIARVDKLHSTQERAFTLRALRAYIKDVSSENKFKLIADGHDLNFDGRGAINIAPKKPEITIVPQNGAAVYLGVSASGYKKLDVNHKFDKKGLDIYRTFVGKDGKEIDINALKVNDIIYSKLSLRTNEFIRNGVINETISPCFEVINENIVPNARTQATKNSITLEHQNIEDDRVLSFYSLGASKDAHVLYTPLRVVMSGKCMLPAVITENMYDESMSDYDLSQHEFIVK; the protein is encoded by the coding sequence CTTGAAAGCGGCGAAAATTTGGTATTTGCAATCTCTAAAAAGTTAAAAAACAGTTCCGGCGTAAATTTGGCCGACGACTTTGAAGTCGTGCAAAAAGTCTCAAGCCCGGACGAAAATTTCGTCGATAGGCCAAAAGCTAAGACTATGTTTTTAAACGAGGTCGAGGGCGCTAGCCTAGATAACGGCAAACTAGCGGCTAGACTTTATCTTAAAGATTGGATAGATTCTGATAATATTAAAAAATTCATCAAGATCAAGGGCGTAAACAGCTTCGAGGTCAGCGACATAGAATACACCAGTCATAGAAGCGAAGACGGGGAGTATTACTACTATTACATCGATATCACCAGCAACGACTTCAAACCGCAAACTACCTACGAAATCACCTTCTACAAGGGCTTTGGCGACAGCTACTCGATGCTACGAGAAAACTCTATCTTTAACGTCGCATTCGGCGATCTAAAACCGTTTTTGGAGTTTACCGATAGCGGCACGTATATGTCGAGCCTGGGCGAGATCGGCGTAAAAAGCGTAAATACAAACACCGCTAAGGTCGTCGTCGAGAAGCTAAAAGAGCAAAATTTAAGGTATTTTTTAAATTTTACCGAGACTCCGCTGGATAACTACGTCGAAGAGGTCGCCAGCAAAAACTACGAGATCGGCGGCGCTCAAAATGAAACGCAAAAAAGCAAGATCAAGCTTGACTTTGCCGAGGGTGGCGACGGCATCTATCTGGTCACGATCTACTACGACAAAGATAAAAGCGTCAAAAAAGCGGTCTACCTAACCGATATCGGCCTAAGTATGAAGGTCTCTAAAGATGAGATATTTTTATTTGCCAACCGCTTAAGTAAAAACGAAGTGGTCGCAAACGCGGACGTCAAAATTTACTCCGTCAAAAACAATCTCATCGCAAGCGGCATCACAAACGACGAAGGCGTGTTTAAATTTAACAAAAAAGACATCGGCAAAGACGTCGCAAGCGCGGTTTTAACGCTGGGCAAGGAGCAAAGCTTCATCGCTCTATCGCAAAACAAACGCCTAAACGAGGAGTCGAATTTAGACGTCAAAGATAGAAGCGAAATTTATAACGCTTATTTGCATTTTGCCAGCAACATCATCCGCCCGCAGGAAAATATAAAAGGCGAGATCATCATCAAAAACGCGCTGTTTAAGAGCCTCTCAAATATGCCCGTTAAGCTAAAAATCAGAGATCCGCAAAACAAAGTGATTCTAAATAAAAGCGTAAATACGACCGAGCTTGGCGTGATAAATTTCGACGAGCCGGTAAATTCCGGACTAACGGGATCGTTTAAATTTGAAGTGATCTTTGCAAATAAAATCATCGATAGTTACAGCTTTTCGGTCGAGTCATTCACTCCGCAACGCATCAAAAACGAGGTCAAGCTGGATAAGCAAATTTACGCTCTAGACGATCTAATAGACGTAAAGTTGCAAAGCAACTATCTTTTCGGTGCGGCGGCAGCCAATCTTAACGGCGACGTGGCGTTAAATTTATATCAGCAAGACTATAAAAACGATAAATTTAAAGAGTATAAATTTAGCAACGGCGAATACGCCGCAAACGGCCTGGATCAGTTTATCAAGCCCGTAACCCTAGACGGCGAAGGCAAAGGCGAAACGGCGTTTAAGCTGCAAAGCAGAGCCAAAATCGCGAGCGTTTTAAAAGGCGCTGCGGTATTTACCATTAACGACGACGGCAAAAACGTGAGCGCGAGCAAGGACTTTAGCGTCTATCCTTTTGACGCGATGGTCGGCGTCAGAGCAAACGACACCTACATCGACGCAAACTCCAAGCTAACGCTAAATTTCGTCAGCATCGATCCGTTTAAGGGCGAAGAGCTAAAAGATAGACAAAAAGCCATCGAGATCAAAAAAGCCATCTGGGACTACAACTACGATAGAAACGGCTACCTAAAGTGGAACAAACGCTACGAGAAAGTCTTTAGCGATACTCTAAGCGGCAGCGAGTTCGTTTATGATTTCAAACAAAGCGGCGACTACGTAGTCGTGGTTTCCGATATCCTAAGCGGCCACTCGGCGAATTTAGATATCTACGTTAGCGGCTGGGACTACGGCGGCACTTTGCAACCTACAAAAGAGCTGGCCAAAGCTAAAATCAAGCTAAATCAAAAAGTCTATAAAAAAGGCGACTCGCTAAACGTAGACGTTAGCTCCGTGCTAAAAAGCGGTATCGGCATCGTCACGGTCGAGTCCGAAAACGTCAAAAAATATAAAGTCGTAAATATAGAAAATAACGTCGCAAACGCCAAATTTGACCTCGACTTCGACTTTGAGGGACTTTACGTCACGGCATCCATCATGCGCGTAGCCGACAGCGACGTCTTGCCGTTTAGAACCTACGACAAAGTCTATGCAAAAGCGGACAAATCATACCGAGCGACAAACGTTAGCATCGAAGCGCCCAAAGTCGTGAAGTCAAACTCCAAATTTAAAGCTAGCGTAAAAACCGAGCCAAATGCGGAGGTTACGCTATTTGCGGTCGATGAAGGCGTACTTCAAGTAACAAATCAAAAGCTAAAAAGCCCTCTTGACTTTTTTGACAAAATTTTAAACGACGGCGTGCTTGATTATGATATCTACGCAAATTTGAGCGGATTTAAAAAAGACGGCAAGGTGCTAAACTTCGGCGGTGACGCGGCGGCTGCTCTTATGGAGATGAGAATGGCTAAATTTGCCAGCCCGGTCGATAAGAAAAACGTAAAAACCTACATCAAAATGCAAACCGCAAAAGCGGGCGCGGATGGCGTAGCGAACTTTGACGTAGAGGTGCCTAGCGACTTTAACTCCGAGATAAATTTGGCCGCGCTTAGCGTCATCGGCGATAAACTGGGCTTTAGCGTAAATGCCGTCAAGGTAAAAGACGATATCATCCTAAAACCTACGCAAACGGCGTATTTGATACAGGGCGATAAGGTAAATTACACACTACGAGTGATAAACACGACTAAAGAGCCAAAAACCGTCGCCTTAAACATAGATACGAACTTAAACGCGCAGCTAGCCGTCGATAGTATCGAGCTAAAACCAGAAGAAAACGCGAAGTTAAATTTCACGATCGACGCTAACGCTACGGGCAAAGCCTATATAAATTTCACCGCAAACGACGGCAAAAACAGCTACTCCTACTCGCAAAAGCTTGACGTCATCCACGCCTATCCGCTTAGCACTTACGCTAAAAATTTCCAGGCTACCGAGCAAAAAACATTTAAGCTCGACGAGGAGTTTAAGCGCATCAGGATCGACGCTTCAAGCTCTATTAAAGGCGTATTAAGCGCAAATAGCGACAAGCTCGTAAATTACCCTTACGGATGCTCCGAGCAGCGCTCAAGCAAGCTTTTTGAGCTAAATTTCCTAGTGCTTGGCGGAGACGACTCTAAAGAGGCTAAGGCAAAAGAAGCCGACAGAAGAAGATTTGTCGAAGCGGGTATGCAAGACGTCGTCAAGATGCAAAAAACAGACGGCAGCATCGGCTATTGGAATCAGCTAGGCTACACAAACAACTTTGCCTCGATCTACGCTATCGATATGTTATTTACGCTTGAAAAATCAGGCTTTGCGCTCGATAGTTACGTAAAAAACAAAGCGATCGACTGGCTAAAGGCGTTTGGCAGCAACGATAACTTCCAATCCCTTTACGCAGCCTACGTCCTAAGCACGCAAAAGAAGCTCGATAGATCAAAGCTAAACGCTCTATACGATCAAAAAAGATACCAAGGCAGTGCGCTTGAAGGCTACTTGATGGCGGCGATCCTCAAAAACGAGGGACTAAATAAAGAGAGCGAAAAAGTGCTAAAAGAGCTAAATAAATCAGCCTATAACCGCGAAAACGAGCTAGCCGATAACTTCGGTTCAGAGATCAGAAACAAGGCCTTTATGCTACTTTTACACGCTAATCACTTTGAGAAAAACGCATTTAGCGACGAGCTAGCCGACTACCTGATCGCTCGCGTAGATAAGCTACATTCGACGCAGGAGCGCGCATTTACGCTAAGAGCGCTAAGAGCATATATCAAAGACGTCTCAAGCGAGAACAAATTTAAGCTCATCGCCGACGGACACGATCTAAATTTCGACGGTCGCGGAGCTATCAACATCGCTCCTAAAAAGCCCGAGATCACTATCGTGCCCCAAAACGGCGCAGCCGTGTATCTAGGCGTTAGCGCGTCAGGCTACAAAAAACTAGACGTAAATCACAAATTTGACAAAAAAGGGCTTGATATCTACAGAACCTTCGTCGGCAAAGACGGCAAGGAGATCGATATCAACGCGCTTAAGGTAAACGATATCATCTACTCAAAGCTTTCTCTTAGAACGAATGAGTTTATCAGAAACGGCGTGATAAACGAGACGATCAGTCCTTGCTTTGAGGTGATCAACGAAAACATCGTGCCAAACGCAAGAACCCAAGCTACGAAGAACTCTATAACGCTCGAGCATCAAAACATCGAGGACGACAGAGTTTTGAGCTTTTATAGTTTGGGCGCTAGCAAGGACGCGCACGTGCTCTACACGCCTCTTCGCGTCGTTATGAGCGGTAAGTGCATGCTACCTGCGGTCATCACCGAAAATATGTATGACGAGAGTATGAGCGACTACGATCTATCTCAGCACGAATTTATCGTCAAATAA
- a CDS encoding valine--tRNA ligase: MAEFYDAKEVEDKFYKIWEERGYFEIDANKNICKDGRKFCIMMPPPNVTGSLHIGHALTFTLQDIITRYKRMDGYKTLWQPGLDHAGIATQNVVEKQLLAQGIKKEELGREKFVEKVWEWKEKSGGMIVHQMRKLGISPAWSRQRFTMDEGLRIAVKKAFLNLYEKGLIVRENYMINWCTHDGALSDIEVEHKENKGKLYHLRYYLADEASNLSENSASNLSKQAEVSCDEFAGYKASANEANAAQNLANKSTNSNNKNFDEILTGDDEAKYRDEDLQVAQNFESADRTNSSSSEQNSNSCKDSSETSRNKAYQSESLPYIVVATTRPETYFGDTAVMVNPNDERYKNLIGKKVVLPIIGREIEIIADEHVDMEFGTGLVKVTPAHDTNDYEVGKRHDLKFITVFDEKGILNEQCAQFKGLERLEARDVIVAELEKLGNVEKIEDYENQVGYCYRCKNVVEPYISKQWFVKKQIADDAIAKVGEGLAKFYPAHWINSFNAWMRELRDWCISRQLWWGHQIPVFYCGECGHEWADEGEPTQCPKCKSANFHQDPDVLDTWFSSGLWPFSTLGWGNGEELKNEKWFDGDLAEFYPNNLLITGFDILFFWVARMMFQGENALGKLPFDDIYLHALVKDEQGRKMSKSLGNVIDPLVSIDEYSADILRFTLALLAVQGRDIKLSDEKMKLVRNFTNKLYNASKYLLLNESKFANLSDAKIETKLGKYILSRFNECVREARENIDAYRFNDAANAIYKFLWDEFCDWGIELSKADKGSVRELGAIFKEAMRLLSPFMPFISEFLFHELSGSNLESASSIMIEAYPQANERDLQTEKTFELVIEAIVAIRRAKATIEQGNSKIAKAFIKLNGNENLTKATNYIALLAKCEQIEFCDAKIENAARDVSENLEAFVPLEGVDMSAVIMRLRSQKTKLEKEIAKLSGMLNNEKFVASAPQAVVEANREGLASAAQKLEKVDSELANLGAAD, encoded by the coding sequence ATGGCGGAATTTTACGACGCAAAAGAAGTAGAAGATAAATTTTATAAAATTTGGGAAGAACGCGGATATTTCGAGATAGACGCAAACAAAAACATCTGCAAAGACGGCCGTAAATTTTGCATCATGATGCCGCCTCCAAACGTAACGGGCTCGCTTCATATCGGGCACGCGCTAACCTTCACTCTGCAAGACATAATAACGCGCTACAAAAGAATGGACGGCTATAAAACGCTGTGGCAACCGGGCCTTGATCACGCAGGTATCGCCACGCAAAACGTCGTTGAAAAGCAGCTCCTAGCTCAAGGCATCAAAAAAGAAGAGCTCGGACGCGAAAAATTCGTAGAAAAAGTCTGGGAATGGAAAGAAAAAAGCGGCGGTATGATCGTGCATCAGATGCGAAAACTAGGCATCTCTCCAGCATGGTCGCGCCAAAGATTTACGATGGATGAGGGGCTCAGGATAGCCGTCAAAAAAGCCTTCCTTAATCTCTACGAAAAAGGGCTCATCGTACGCGAAAACTACATGATAAACTGGTGTACGCACGACGGCGCGCTCAGCGACATCGAGGTTGAGCACAAGGAAAACAAAGGCAAACTTTATCATTTGAGATACTATCTCGCGGACGAAGCTTCAAATTTGAGCGAAAATTCCGCATCAAATTTAAGCAAACAAGCCGAAGTATCGTGCGATGAATTTGCGGGTTACAAGGCGAGCGCGAATGAGGCGAACGCGGCGCAAAATTTAGCAAACAAAAGCACAAATTCAAACAACAAAAATTTCGACGAAATTTTAACCGGAGACGACGAGGCAAAGTATCGCGATGAAGATTTGCAAGTTGCGCAGAATTTTGAGAGCGCAGATAGAACAAATAGTTCATCAAGCGAGCAAAATTCAAACTCTTGCAAAGATTCGAGCGAGACGAGCCGCAACAAAGCATATCAAAGCGAGAGTTTGCCGTATATCGTTGTTGCGACCACGCGCCCAGAGACCTACTTCGGCGACACTGCCGTCATGGTAAATCCAAACGACGAACGCTATAAAAATTTGATCGGCAAAAAAGTCGTCCTGCCGATAATCGGTCGCGAGATCGAGATCATCGCCGACGAACACGTCGATATGGAGTTTGGTACCGGCCTGGTTAAGGTTACTCCCGCGCACGACACCAACGACTACGAGGTCGGCAAAAGGCATGATCTAAAGTTTATCACCGTTTTTGACGAAAAAGGCATCCTAAACGAGCAGTGCGCGCAGTTTAAAGGGCTTGAGCGACTAGAGGCCAGAGACGTCATCGTAGCAGAGCTAGAAAAGCTCGGAAACGTCGAGAAGATCGAAGACTACGAAAATCAAGTCGGCTACTGCTACCGTTGCAAAAACGTCGTCGAGCCCTATATCTCAAAGCAGTGGTTCGTCAAAAAGCAGATCGCAGACGACGCGATCGCAAAGGTCGGCGAAGGCTTAGCTAAATTTTACCCGGCTCACTGGATAAACAGCTTTAACGCCTGGATGCGCGAGCTTCGCGACTGGTGTATCTCGCGCCAGCTATGGTGGGGACATCAGATCCCGGTATTTTACTGCGGCGAGTGCGGACACGAGTGGGCGGACGAAGGCGAACCGACGCAGTGTCCAAAATGCAAAAGCGCAAATTTCCATCAAGACCCGGACGTCCTTGATACCTGGTTTAGCTCGGGGCTTTGGCCGTTTAGCACGCTTGGCTGGGGCAACGGCGAGGAGCTAAAAAATGAGAAATGGTTTGACGGCGATTTGGCCGAATTTTACCCGAACAACCTGCTAATCACCGGCTTTGATATTTTGTTTTTCTGGGTGGCCAGGATGATGTTTCAGGGCGAAAACGCGCTAGGCAAGCTGCCGTTTGACGATATCTATCTGCATGCTCTGGTTAAAGACGAGCAAGGCAGAAAGATGAGCAAGAGCCTAGGTAACGTCATCGATCCGCTCGTTAGCATCGATGAGTACAGCGCCGATATCTTGCGCTTTACGCTTGCGCTACTTGCCGTGCAGGGACGCGATATAAAGCTAAGCGACGAAAAGATGAAGCTCGTGAGAAATTTTACGAACAAGCTTTACAACGCGAGCAAATACCTGCTGCTAAACGAGTCTAAATTTGCAAATTTAAGCGACGCCAAAATCGAAACAAAACTCGGTAAATACATATTAAGCCGCTTTAACGAGTGCGTGCGCGAAGCGCGAGAGAACATCGACGCCTACCGCTTTAACGACGCGGCAAACGCTATTTATAAATTTTTATGGGACGAGTTTTGCGACTGGGGCATCGAGCTTAGCAAAGCCGATAAAGGCAGCGTAAGGGAGCTTGGAGCGATATTTAAAGAGGCTATGAGACTGCTTAGCCCGTTTATGCCGTTTATCTCAGAATTCCTTTTCCACGAGCTTAGCGGCTCAAATTTAGAAAGCGCAAGCTCGATCATGATAGAGGCGTATCCGCAGGCTAACGAGCGCGACTTGCAGACAGAAAAGACCTTTGAGCTGGTGATCGAAGCCATCGTCGCGATCCGCCGCGCAAAGGCGACCATCGAGCAAGGCAATTCAAAAATCGCAAAAGCCTTCATCAAGCTAAACGGAAACGAAAATTTGACCAAGGCGACAAATTATATCGCGCTGCTGGCTAAATGCGAACAAATCGAGTTTTGCGACGCTAAAATCGAAAACGCAGCGCGCGACGTGAGCGAAAATTTAGAAGCATTCGTACCGCTTGAAGGCGTGGATATGAGCGCTGTTATCATGCGACTGCGGTCGCAAAAAACCAAA